One genomic segment of Terriglobia bacterium includes these proteins:
- a CDS encoding methyltransferase domain-containing protein — protein sequence MPDWNPELYLKFADQRARPAADLIAQIKIANPKRIIDLGCGPGNSTAQLNKRWPQAHLTGLDSSAEMLAQARQKHPGWTWIESGIESWVAIAPYDLVFSNSALHWVADHGQLLRRLLSYVAPGGALAVQMPNNFHSPVHTAMKEVAESPRWSGILGQEEEHYAVETPAFYYNALRESASLLNIWETEYLQIMDGPRAVLDWIRSTGMRFYLERLPGEAERLQFEADCLRKIENEYVANDQGKVLFPYKRIFILAYR from the coding sequence ATGCCCGACTGGAACCCCGAACTCTACCTCAAATTTGCTGATCAACGTGCGCGGCCCGCAGCGGACTTGATCGCGCAGATCAAGATCGCCAATCCCAAACGCATCATTGACCTGGGTTGCGGCCCCGGCAACAGCACCGCGCAGTTGAACAAGCGCTGGCCGCAGGCCCATCTCACCGGGCTGGACAGCTCGGCGGAAATGCTGGCGCAAGCGCGCCAGAAGCACCCGGGCTGGACGTGGATTGAGTCTGGCATTGAGAGCTGGGTGGCCATCGCACCGTACGATCTGGTCTTCAGCAACTCCGCACTGCATTGGGTCGCCGACCACGGCCAGCTCCTACGACGGCTGCTCAGCTATGTCGCGCCTGGCGGCGCGCTCGCCGTCCAGATGCCGAACAATTTCCATTCGCCCGTGCACACCGCCATGAAAGAAGTGGCGGAAAGCCCGCGCTGGAGCGGAATCCTTGGCCAGGAGGAAGAGCACTACGCGGTGGAGACCCCTGCGTTTTACTACAACGCGCTTCGTGAGAGCGCCAGCCTGCTCAACATCTGGGAGACCGAATATCTCCAGATCATGGATGGCCCGCGGGCCGTGCTCGACTGGATTCGCAGCACCGGCATGCGCTTCTATCTGGAGCGCCTGCCGGGCGAAGCCGAACGCCTGCAATTTGAGGCCGACTGTTTGCGGAAGATCGAAAACGAATACGTTGCCAACGACCAGGGCAAAGTGCTTTTCCCGTACAAGCGCATCTTTATTTTGGCCTACCGCTAA
- a CDS encoding FAD-dependent oxidoreductase: MKTVFVVGAGPAGLFAAQKIAQAGHETFIVNRDIKPGGLAEYGIYPTKDKMKIGLRKQFAKVLSFPNVHYFGHVPVSSQSAVSVADLQALSPSAIVFSVGAQGTKKLGIPGETAKGVYASKDFVYSYNLLPPFTSKDFSTGKRVAIIGMGNVMVDIARWLLIDAPVKTAEEVVVIARRGPFEAKFDKKEFDHVEEFLDRKAFDDELRRIQPQLASVGQDISKLAEDTFPVLAKPAQEVKGPRMRFRFLCSPQAIHADAAGRIDKLTVVENVLSERDGSISCKATDKTADLDVDTMIFAIGDVADPSLGLPYQRDAYVTNPAPGEDPKRASCYELFDPQSGKVLPGMYAVGWARKASDGLVGIARHDGEVGAAHVLKYLEGVADAQGPTAQQVRSLFERKGLQVVDKAALDCLGRAEEQTAKDRGLAWFKFDKDEDMLAAIAAEKHKPVSV; encoded by the coding sequence GTGAAGACCGTATTCGTAGTTGGCGCGGGACCCGCAGGACTTTTTGCCGCTCAAAAGATTGCCCAGGCCGGCCATGAAACTTTCATTGTGAATCGTGACATCAAGCCCGGCGGCCTGGCCGAGTACGGCATTTATCCCACCAAAGACAAAATGAAGATCGGCCTGCGCAAGCAGTTCGCCAAGGTGCTGAGTTTTCCCAACGTGCATTATTTCGGCCACGTGCCGGTGAGCAGCCAGTCGGCGGTTTCCGTGGCCGATTTGCAGGCGCTTTCACCTTCCGCCATAGTTTTCTCCGTGGGCGCGCAAGGCACCAAGAAACTGGGCATCCCGGGTGAGACCGCCAAAGGCGTGTACGCTTCAAAAGACTTTGTCTACAGCTACAACCTGCTGCCTCCGTTTACGTCCAAAGATTTTTCCACCGGCAAGCGCGTGGCCATCATCGGCATGGGCAACGTGATGGTGGACATCGCCCGCTGGCTGCTCATTGACGCCCCAGTCAAGACCGCGGAAGAAGTCGTCGTCATCGCCCGTCGCGGACCGTTTGAAGCCAAGTTCGACAAAAAAGAATTTGACCACGTGGAAGAATTCCTGGACCGCAAGGCCTTTGACGACGAACTCCGCCGCATTCAGCCGCAACTGGCTTCCGTGGGCCAGGACATCAGCAAGCTCGCCGAAGATACTTTTCCCGTGCTGGCCAAGCCGGCGCAGGAAGTCAAAGGCCCGCGCATGCGCTTCCGCTTCCTGTGCTCGCCGCAGGCCATTCATGCGGACGCCGCTGGCCGCATTGACAAGCTTACCGTCGTTGAAAACGTCCTCTCCGAGCGCGACGGCTCCATCTCCTGCAAGGCCACCGACAAGACCGCCGACCTTGACGTGGACACCATGATCTTCGCTATCGGTGACGTGGCGGATCCTTCGCTCGGGCTGCCATACCAGCGTGATGCTTACGTGACCAACCCGGCGCCGGGTGAAGACCCCAAGCGTGCCTCCTGTTACGAACTGTTTGATCCGCAAAGCGGCAAAGTCCTGCCCGGCATGTACGCCGTGGGCTGGGCGCGAAAGGCGAGTGACGGTCTCGTCGGCATCGCCCGCCATGACGGCGAAGTGGGCGCCGCGCACGTACTCAAGTATCTGGAAGGCGTCGCCGACGCTCAGGGCCCCACCGCCCAACAAGTGCGGAGCCTCTTTGAACGCAAAGGCCTGCAAGTGGTGGACAAGGCCGCTCTGGATTGCCTGGGCCGCGCGGAAGAGCAAACCGCCAAAGACCGCGGGCTGGCCTGGTTCAAGTTCGACAAAGACGAAGACATGCTGGCCGCGATCGCCGCCGAGAAGCACAAACCGGTTTCAGTTTAG